The proteins below come from a single Treponema phagedenis genomic window:
- a CDS encoding ABC transporter ATP-binding protein/permease, which translates to MFHKRLMTVVKDSKKWIRLIVFYNWIALLCNIAISAIIVKGIEIVFNQSFPSKRQLVFFAGILIFVFFIRIVSARQSSYCSYRASKNVKQTLRKLLYDKITSLKLNYGEVVSSAEVTQIGSEGIEQLDMYFGQYLPQFFYSMIAPLTLFIILAPINFIAALILFLCVPLIPLSIIAVQKVAKRLLKKYFTIYTGLGDNFLDNLQGLIILKAYNDDEHKQQELRAEAEEFRKITMKVLTMQLNSVSLMDIFAYGGAALGIIVSILQMQAGNLSMSGALLFILLSAEFFLPLRLLGSFFHVAMNGITAADRLFAILDVQEEKTEYDSGFITKFEHAMDNAKGCGIGIESLSFSYTEGTELFTNFSLSFPGAGLYAIVGESGSGKSSIAALLTGLQKNYTGKITIHDFDIKKIPDSIRCKYLHMVSSDSYLFKGTVRENLLIAKSDASDEELFSVLQQVRLDGFIHQNGGLDFQIETQGKNLSGGQIQRLALARALLFDAPLYIFDEASSNIDIESEEIIIANIRELSKQKTIIMISHRLANTVHADSIAVLKNGTLCELGTHSELLHVNGVYAKLFTQQQNLEKIREEKNALY; encoded by the coding sequence ATGTTTCATAAACGATTAATGACTGTTGTAAAAGATTCTAAAAAATGGATACGTCTGATTGTTTTTTATAATTGGATTGCGTTGCTTTGCAATATTGCAATCAGCGCCATCATTGTAAAAGGAATTGAAATTGTTTTTAACCAATCGTTCCCGTCCAAAAGGCAGCTTGTTTTTTTTGCAGGCATTTTAATTTTTGTTTTTTTTATACGAATTGTAAGCGCAAGGCAATCAAGTTACTGCTCGTATCGGGCAAGTAAAAATGTAAAGCAAACATTGCGCAAACTTCTGTATGATAAAATTACTTCCTTAAAGCTTAACTACGGCGAAGTTGTTTCTTCAGCGGAGGTTACGCAAATAGGTTCGGAAGGTATTGAGCAGCTTGATATGTATTTCGGGCAGTATCTTCCGCAGTTTTTTTACAGCATGATTGCCCCGCTCACGTTGTTTATTATTTTAGCGCCAATCAATTTTATTGCGGCGCTTATTCTTTTTCTTTGCGTGCCGCTTATCCCGCTTTCGATTATCGCGGTGCAGAAAGTTGCCAAACGTTTGCTGAAAAAATATTTTACAATTTACACAGGACTCGGCGATAATTTTCTTGATAATCTGCAAGGCTTAATTATTTTAAAAGCGTATAACGATGATGAACATAAGCAACAAGAGCTGCGTGCGGAAGCAGAAGAGTTCAGAAAAATAACCATGAAAGTTTTAACCATGCAGCTTAATTCGGTTTCCCTCATGGACATATTCGCATACGGCGGCGCTGCTTTAGGAATCATTGTTTCGATTTTGCAAATGCAGGCGGGAAATCTTTCTATGAGCGGTGCTCTTTTGTTTATTCTTTTGTCTGCGGAATTCTTTTTACCGCTCCGTTTGCTCGGTTCTTTTTTTCATGTTGCAATGAACGGCATTACCGCCGCCGACAGACTTTTTGCCATCCTTGATGTTCAGGAAGAAAAGACGGAGTATGATTCAGGTTTTATAACTAAGTTTGAACATGCGATGGATAATGCAAAGGGTTGCGGAATCGGCATTGAGTCGCTCTCTTTTTCATATACTGAAGGAACGGAACTTTTTACAAACTTCTCACTTTCCTTTCCCGGAGCGGGGCTGTATGCGATTGTCGGCGAAAGCGGTTCGGGAAAATCAAGTATTGCGGCGCTACTTACCGGCTTGCAAAAAAACTATACGGGAAAAATTACCATACATGATTTTGACATAAAAAAAATTCCGGATTCAATTCGCTGTAAATATCTGCACATGGTAAGCAGCGACAGTTATTTGTTTAAAGGAACCGTGCGTGAAAATCTTTTAATTGCAAAGTCTGATGCAAGCGATGAAGAGCTTTTTAGCGTTTTGCAACAAGTACGGCTTGACGGATTTATTCATCAAAACGGCGGACTTGATTTTCAAATTGAAACACAAGGGAAAAATCTTTCGGGCGGGCAAATCCAACGCTTAGCGTTAGCGCGTGCTTTGCTTTTTGATGCGCCGCTTTATATTTTTGACGAAGCTTCCAGTAATATCGATATTGAAAGCGAAGAGATTATTATTGCAAACATTCGCGAGTTAAGCAAACAGAAAACAATTATTATGATTTCGCATCGGCTTGCAAATACCGTGCACGCAGACAGTATTGCGGTATTGAAAAACGGCACTCTTTGCGAACTCGGAACACATTCGGAACTTTTGCATGTAAACGGAGTGTATGCAAAACTATTTACCCAACAACAAAACTTAGAAAAAATAAGAGAAGAAAAAAATGCGTTATACTAA
- a CDS encoding M81 family metallopeptidase translates to MRILVGGISHESNSFNPIITGINDFVVFRGEEVLTKGLLPYYSSTGIIDTLRGWGWEVVPALVARAVPNGLVQHELYQSLKAEFLHYLDEALTEAPIDGICLGLHGSLKVENLGAAEGDLLAAIRERLPDVPLTVALDMHATVTDEMIRYCDGIVGYKTAPHIDCYETGVHAAKLLRSAFDSGKKLCIGRVSIPMLIAGEKSESAEEPMKSLLAACVEAEKRDGILAASILLGFPWADCEDNGVSIVTVSDGCQKLADETAKELARKFWSERHNFRFRAEHYDSVSSILKAIEAVTINKEQPVFISDSGDNPTAGATGDATELFEAMLSFSDKIQSLPTPLLYSGFFDAPAVDACMRAGEGKTLDITIGGNWDKINGTQIPCTVKVLRLVKDYGTYRSNLALVEYKNMHIVLTGKHIGFGDENLLPALGVNPLDYCIVTVKLGYLEACFQDIAARAIMATSKGCSNELLETLDYPKTRKPIYPLNKNMEWSC, encoded by the coding sequence ATGAGAATTCTTGTTGGCGGAATTAGCCATGAATCAAATAGTTTTAATCCGATTATTACCGGAATAAATGATTTTGTTGTGTTTCGGGGTGAGGAAGTTTTAACTAAGGGGCTTTTGCCTTATTATTCTTCAACCGGTATTATTGACACGCTGCGCGGATGGGGCTGGGAGGTTGTTCCGGCGTTAGTGGCGCGCGCAGTGCCGAACGGGCTTGTGCAGCACGAGCTGTATCAAAGTTTAAAGGCTGAGTTTTTGCACTATCTCGATGAGGCTTTGACAGAAGCTCCGATTGACGGAATTTGTCTCGGCTTGCACGGCTCTCTGAAGGTTGAAAACCTAGGTGCTGCGGAAGGTGATTTGCTTGCGGCAATTAGAGAGCGGCTTCCCGATGTTCCGCTTACGGTTGCGCTTGACATGCATGCTACTGTTACCGATGAAATGATTCGCTATTGTGACGGAATTGTCGGATACAAAACCGCCCCCCATATTGATTGTTATGAAACCGGTGTGCACGCTGCAAAACTTTTGCGCAGTGCCTTTGACTCAGGTAAAAAGCTTTGCATAGGACGGGTTTCCATTCCGATGTTAATTGCGGGCGAAAAAAGCGAAAGTGCGGAAGAGCCGATGAAAAGTCTTCTAGCCGCTTGTGTTGAGGCTGAAAAGCGGGACGGAATTCTTGCCGCCTCTATTTTACTCGGCTTTCCTTGGGCTGACTGCGAGGATAACGGCGTAAGCATTGTAACCGTTTCCGACGGCTGCCAAAAGCTTGCCGACGAAACCGCAAAAGAGCTTGCCCGCAAGTTTTGGAGCGAACGCCATAATTTTCGGTTTAGAGCCGAGCATTATGATTCAGTTTCTTCCATACTAAAGGCAATTGAAGCGGTTACCATAAATAAGGAACAGCCTGTTTTTATTTCCGACTCGGGCGATAATCCCACAGCCGGGGCTACGGGCGATGCCACTGAATTGTTTGAAGCAATGCTTTCTTTTAGCGATAAAATACAAAGCCTGCCCACTCCGCTTTTATATTCAGGATTTTTTGATGCACCCGCCGTTGATGCCTGTATGCGGGCAGGAGAGGGCAAAACGCTTGATATTACAATCGGAGGCAATTGGGATAAAATCAACGGTACGCAAATTCCCTGCACCGTTAAAGTTTTGCGCTTGGTAAAGGACTACGGAACATATCGCTCAAACCTTGCCTTAGTTGAATACAAAAACATGCACATTGTGCTTACCGGTAAGCATATCGGCTTCGGGGATGAAAACCTCTTGCCCGCACTGGGGGTGAACCCTTTGGATTATTGCATTGTAACGGTAAAGCTCGGCTACCTTGAAGCATGCTTTCAGGATATTGCGGCGCGCGCCATTATGGCAACCTCAAAGGGCTGTTCAAATGAATTGCTTGAAACGCTTGACTATCCTAAAACGCGAAAACCGATTTATCCGCTTAATAAAAACATGGAGTGGAGCTGTTAA
- a CDS encoding copper homeostasis protein CutC has translation MKNITIEICAGSLDDALLAEKAGAQRIELNSSLFLGGLTPSLGTLRLVKQKTKLKVLTMVRPRAAGFFYTEAEFETMKEDARIFIENGADGIVFGFLNADGTLDAARCEALCKIANSRETVFHRAIDVVPDPLKTLDALIELGITRVLTSGQEPTAPEGAELIAEMVRHARGKIEILPGGGITKKNASRLVQETGVSQIHFAALCSKPEPSVQHNPKIYYGGALYPNEDRFEIADLDEMRRIIEKVN, from the coding sequence ATGAAAAATATTACGATTGAAATTTGCGCAGGCTCCCTTGATGATGCCCTCCTTGCCGAAAAAGCGGGCGCACAGCGAATTGAGCTAAACTCAAGCTTATTCCTCGGCGGCTTAACTCCTTCACTTGGAACCCTGCGCTTAGTAAAACAAAAAACAAAACTTAAAGTGCTCACGATGGTGCGCCCGCGGGCTGCCGGCTTTTTCTACACCGAAGCCGAGTTTGAAACAATGAAAGAAGATGCACGCATTTTTATTGAAAACGGAGCCGACGGAATTGTATTCGGCTTTTTAAATGCCGACGGCACCCTTGATGCGGCACGGTGCGAAGCTTTGTGTAAAATCGCAAACAGCAGGGAAACAGTTTTTCACCGCGCAATTGATGTAGTGCCCGACCCGCTAAAAACCCTCGATGCTCTTATTGAGCTCGGCATTACCCGCGTGCTCACAAGCGGACAGGAACCGACCGCCCCCGAAGGAGCGGAATTAATTGCGGAAATGGTGCGCCATGCGCGCGGTAAAATAGAAATCCTTCCGGGCGGCGGCATTACGAAAAAAAATGCTTCCCGCTTGGTGCAGGAAACAGGCGTAAGCCAAATACACTTTGCCGCCCTCTGCTCAAAACCTGAACCCTCGGTGCAGCACAACCCGAAAATCTACTACGGCGGTGCCCTCTACCCGAACGAAGACCGTTTTGAAATAGCCGACCTTGATGAAATGCGGCGAATTATCGAAAAGGTAAACTAA
- a CDS encoding isochorismatase family protein, producing the protein MKNYKLKRENALILFVDIQDKLLDIMQEKEEVLKKAVVLAKMANIMQLETLFTEQYPKGLGHTNKGLFDSVKSTAIEKTSFSCMLEKNFTEALTKKNKKQIIISGIETHICVLLTVRDLIAFGYEVFVCEDAVSSRDLRNKHNALHQMNDLGAVITNVESVMFDLNSVAGTDEFKAVQKLIV; encoded by the coding sequence ATGAAAAATTATAAATTAAAAAGAGAAAATGCTCTTATCTTGTTTGTTGATATTCAAGATAAACTTCTTGATATTATGCAGGAAAAAGAGGAGGTGCTGAAAAAGGCCGTTGTTTTGGCGAAGATGGCAAATATCATGCAGCTGGAAACGCTTTTTACCGAACAATACCCGAAAGGTTTGGGACATACAAATAAAGGTTTGTTTGACAGTGTAAAAAGTACGGCTATTGAAAAAACATCGTTTTCCTGTATGCTGGAAAAAAACTTTACGGAAGCTTTAACAAAAAAGAATAAAAAACAAATTATTATCTCAGGTATCGAAACGCATATTTGTGTGCTTTTAACCGTGCGCGATCTGATTGCCTTCGGGTATGAGGTTTTTGTTTGCGAAGATGCGGTTAGTTCACGCGATTTGCGGAATAAACACAATGCGTTGCACCAAATGAATGACCTTGGAGCGGTTATCACTAATGTCGAATCCGTTATGTTCGACCTCAACTCCGTTGCCGGCACCGATGAGTTCAAAGCGGTACAAAAACTTATAGTGTAG